The Capsicum annuum cultivar UCD-10X-F1 chromosome 3, UCD10Xv1.1, whole genome shotgun sequence genomic sequence CTTCAAAATTATGGTATTTGCAAAGCAAAGAAAGGCTATCTTAGTGAAAATAATGACCCTCCAAGATCGAGGACTAAAACTATACCAATTCCTGATGAATGTGGAATAGTTAGCATTGAGTAGACTTATTGAAAAATATTGTGAAGACTTTTTCTTTCTGTGAATTTATTTGGAATGATGAATGTTAAACATTATTAGATGTTTTGTATGAcagaatataaatattttattttatttgttgaatatggtgaagctttttttttttcatatgaatgttgttatgaatgatgaatgttgaatttgatgTCTCAAACAAATTCATGTTTGTACGAcgagaataaaaaaatatctacatGATTATTGTGTCTTGTACATTACCTTTAAAACATTGCGTATAATCATATTTACACAGATATGTACTTTTCAAGATGATCAAAAAAATGAGTAAAACTTAGTCATTTAAGAGAATATAACAGCTATGTATGTTTACGTATATATAGTAGAGCATAAAATTTAATAATGTATCTTGAAAAATAAGCGTAAAGGTATAtgtaattttgattaaaaaacaCAGCTAAATCAAATTTTACATGTACAGTTTATGTATGTTAATTAATATACATACCTGTGTTACACCATATCACTAGATATcattaaaatatatgtatattaaataatatacattattgattaaaatttataattataggCTAAGTATGTTAGataaattttatatgtatattagaTAGTATACATAATATACATAGCTTATTAAATACTAATATTATATGTTACGTACGttagttaaaaatatatttatgttagaTAATATACATACCTGATGAAAGACTACAATTAAAGGTTAAGTAcgtttgataaaaatatatgtttattaaataatatacatagcTGATATAAGTCTATAATTAAAGGTTAAGTTTATCTATTTGtatctatatataaataaaagtatgtgtatttcaaataatatacatatataagttaaAGGCAATATTTAAAGGTTTTGTATGTTGGATAACAtacataattatattatatattgacaCCTACCATACCTAATACGTTTTACATATTTTGCACCTTATATACATATCTCTGATAAACATATTAACATCATACACTCAAAACAATATAAAATCTCTATATCTAACTGTTTACACACACATATAATCTAATTTAtactaatatatattattataggCTTATAAATCATCTTGCCAAGTACACAGAATATCCTAATAAACAAGCAAAGGTCattaaattttgtataaattaaCGCAAATCTCAGTTACAAACAGATACATATACAGATGCTTAACTTTTTACAAATTAACATTCATAAAGTCATTATCTCAGCAAGCAAATACATCCCAAAAAAAAGGTAAACTAAATATCCCAGATAAACAacataaatgagaaaaaaaatacatcagaaaaaatgataaacaacaaaaaaatactatttatttcaATGTTAAAGTAGCAAGTAAAGTTGTTCAATGAATTCATTATTAAAAAACACATAACGATAATCGAGTGATTAATCAGCAGATAGTTTATGGAAACAAAAATTTAGTTCTCCTTTGGGAAGAAATTGCAGGAACGCCTATTGTGCCATTCATGTCTGCAACATCTGCAACGATTTGTGCTTAATGAAAGTGTTTCGCTGGATTTTTTCTTCCTCCCTTTCTTTGATTTTCCTGAAAGTCTTTTGTATATCGGGGGCAGCACTTCTTCCTCATCTACACTAGTAGAAACATCCCAGTCTTTTTTATTTGACATTAGAATGATTAAAACTTCATATGCCTTCACCAAAGTTGTTGGTTTGTAGTATTCTGAACAATATGGACCAAAATCTTTTACATATTTAGTATTCAACACGGCAATAGCGTGAGGATAAGATATTTGATCTATTTGGAACCTCCCACAGTTGCAAGAGCCACTTTCAAGATTAACAATGTATCTTTGCCCAGATTCATAAACTGAGTATATGTAAGGTGGGGACTCCTTCACctgaacaaaataaaaagttcaaacattaAACTTTCTatggatatttttaaaaaaatatttaacggTGAATAAGATAATACATATAAATGCAtagtaaaaattcaaaaaattcttaTATACCGTTATTCTCAAAGCTTTCACACCATTGAGAGTTAAaatttcatcaaatctatgaTCCAAAGTCGTACTTGTATATGAAGCAATCTCACTATTTTTACAGTTTCAAGATCCAAATAACTTTTGCACCTCTTCTAAGAATCCATATATTGACATTTTTCAGGCCTCCACCAAACCCCATTTATACTCTCAGAAAAATTCGAAGTCATCATCCGACCTCTGTTTATTGGTGAATGACACCTACTCCACTTTTCATATCCAGCTTCTTGTAGATATTTTTTCACTCTCGGATCAGTTTTTTCAATCTTTCCCATTAGGTAGTCAAAATCGTCTTTCCTATAAGCCTTAGCCATTGAATAATACAAATCACTAATACTTTCTTTGCTCTTCCGaaagtaaccataaatattttttcagagATGccaaatgcatgcaaggtgtgGGACATTTAGATATACAACACTAACTGCTTTGATAATATTTTCGTTCCTATCAGAGACAACACATATATTATCTCGTTCTCCAAAAGCACTTTGAACTGATTGAGAAAACATGACCATGAGCTGTCATTCTCCGTATCCACAATCCCGTACGCAAGTGGTAATATACATCCTAGGTTACGTAAAAAATATTctaataaaattcaacataaacatttgaaatattaataaattgtcaaaaatcttttcttatacagtaataattttttatcaaaaaaaattaaagaatttaaaaaatgaaatacctATACCTACATCATCCAGTGTACTTGATGAGAGGAAAGTCTTTTGATATAGTCCACTTAAATGCACACCATCAACAAATACAACGGATCTGCAAAACTCAAAACCCCTTATCATTGGATGCAACGCTAAAAAAAGATACATGAACCGATTATCCCATGACTTATGCATTGCAGTGTGTGAATTGGGATACACattattcaatatatacatatatctcggCATCTGCCTATAACCATCAGTCGAACCACCTCTAAGCATCGGTATGGCGCACTCATTTGCACGTCATGCCTTCATATAGATTATATCAACCCCATATACAACTTTCATTTCTTTCATTATGTCTGATGGGGTGTGCTTTCTCTTGTGGTTAACTAGCTTTAGAACTGTGAATTCACACACAAAAGCAGTAGTTGTCAAAATATTCTTTATTACCCTATCACTCAAACTACATGAATGTTCTAGGTTAAATCTTCTGATGATAAAAACATTCGTTTTTTTATAGCTAGATGCTTTTGGCATCCACTTGCAATCGCCGTTGTAACATCGGAGGACATAGTGCAATATTCATTAGCATACAATATTATAAGTATTTGTATtaatgtatatgttttttaagaATTTGATGTTACTAATCAGAaccactttcaaaaaaaaatatacaacataTACTTACGAAGTGGTTAtgcatacaaaaaataatatttttgaaactgtttctaagtaaaacatatacatacGAAGTCTTATGTATATGTAACATCATAAACAAAACCTTACTTTCTGAAAAATCATTTTTACAATGTTCTGTTACTACGACACTACATTAACATATACAAATAATTTGCAATGTATGTTAATTGACAATAATTTACTACAAGTTACAATACAATTGTAGAATCTAATCACACCAAATTCTAACcataaaaaacatcaacataaCTAACAAAACATTAAAACAATATATTCTTCACAAATTTTCTAATCCTAAAAACACAATCTATACAGTTTACATggtaaattttttaacaaaaCAAAAAGACGTACTACTTTTTTTTGTCCAAATGTTTAGCTTTGCAATTGAATCCATgtgtcaaaatatatttttccatcACTAAAACTAGTGTCTTTCTATCCTTATACATCTATTTCACCTTCACATCAATACTCTTGCTATCACAGATCAAattatcaacctcaaactcagGAACATACAACACATTAATTATGCGTCTTTGTAACAGAGAGAACCATAGCATCTAATTCAACACCCTCCACGCAAACAATAGCTCCTATATTTCTATCAAATTGTATGTCATCTGAAGATTTATCAATCATTGATACGCACAACGGATACATAATGAACGTTGGTTGAGATTTTTTTAACTCGACATACAACCGAACTCCATTGTCATTATGGATATGAAAAGGTGATTCATTCTCGTCTACTACATAACGTACATCAATATTTTTTTGCACTTCATCAGTGTTTAATTAGTCAGCAATTGAAGAAATCAACATCAAGTAACTTATCGATTCAGCAACAACAATCCCTTCActtttataatttacatattcTGTTTCGATTCTCCATTGACCAGAGTGCCTCAAAAGAAAAGTAATATTCATGTTATAGAATTCCAATTGACGTTTTTTCTCCAGAGCAATAAAAAAATCagtgttttgatttgtttttggGTGTGTGATTTACGTATGATTTGTTCTTAATGTATTtgattaattcaaaatttaaaatttagaagttGTTACATAAATTAAGGAAACATTAATTCACTTAATTAATTAGTTGACTTAACAGCGTTCTTAAAGGAAGGGAATACGTTAGTTCCTTTTTTAACGGCAGTAAAACTTTCACATATACATAAGAAGCTATGTATATGCGTGTTTCTTATGTATGTGAAAAGGGAAAGagaataaactaattaataaaagTAAGAGAAGGTGTAATTAGTTCTAAAAGAATTGGGATTTGTGTTATTTACACAAATATTACTTTGGGCTTTATTTCTAACTACCTCTGAGGAGGCCTCCCCTTCCATATCTATTCCTCAAGGTCTCGCTCTTTTTACTTCCTCTTCAATAAGATATAACCCTGTCAAGCCTGCTTTCCTCATTTCAATATTATCGTGACAATCAAAGAGCTAATGAGAAGGGGTTGGAGGTGTGAACTGAGACTTTCTTGTCAACCTTCGCTTCTAGAAGGATCACACCTGATTAGTGAGAAATTCTGACACTAATCATTTATGAGTGAGTCAAACTTAGTGAACTGAAACAATATCTTTCAAGGCAAAGAAAAAAATCTATCTTTGCCTTTGCCttcttttttcaaaatgaaaAGATAGATATAACTTAATTTTTGTCTAATAAGTTATGTTATGCATGTCTTTTAAAGATATTAAAATCTACGCATTAGAAGAGTAAAAAATATTTAGGCACAAGTaactataattaataaatatttattgataaccaaataaattattagaaaaactgcTAGAACAAATCCATTATTTGCTCCGATCTAAATTATGTGTTGTTTTCCAgagttaaatatttaaataaatttatcttcgatcataattttttgatatatcttttaaatatattgaatagCCTACATTGTaacttaaagtattttttttttacataatttttaaatatatgaattttatttcaaaaaaattgaagatttcaTGCGCAAATTTACGatcaaacttaaattatttaactctcgtaaaataaaaaaatgatacataAATTAAAACGAAGAAAATACAATGTAATCATATAACTTAAATCATTCTTCAAATGCATTATTTGCGGTGTGTCGTTTGATTGCGTATACAGTAGTAACTCTCCATATTAGCAGGTTGAATTTCAGTtgcaataacaaaaataataatttattttgtgtaatttttataaataaaatttgaggaGAGGATGTTTACGTAAATTttactcttattttataaagatagAAAAGTTGTTTGCGGTAGAGTTAAAATTCAAGTAAAACATTTCAAAgtaggtttgaaaaaaagataCAATTGTTAAGAAAGAAGCAATCtacataagaattaaaaaaaacgaacagtaacaacaacaaataatacgaca encodes the following:
- the LOC107865235 gene encoding uncharacterized protein LOC107865235; the protein is MAKAYRKDDFDYLMGKIEKTDPRVKKYLQEAGYEKWSRCHSPINRGRMMTSNFSESINGVKESPPYIYSVYESGQRYIVNLESGSCNCGRFQIDQISYPHAIAVLNTKYVKDFGPYCSEYYKPTTLVKAYEVLIILMSNKKDWDVSTSVDEEEVLPPIYKRLSGKSKKGRKKKSSETLSLSTNRCRCCRHEWHNRRSCNFFPKEN